TGGGGCCAGGGACATCCCTGAATATGCAGCCTGGTACCTGTGCAGCCTTTTAGAAGGTCAGCCCTGCTTGTCCTGTGCCTCAGCCATGCTTACATGCTGCTCTTGCACCCCTCAGAGCTGTCCATCATGTACTCATCGAGGACAgccatctccctgctgcaggtgggCCCTGGAACACACAGCCGACAGGTGCAGGAGTGGCACCTTCCACCTGCCTTCCACCTGCAGGATGTAGACTGGCAGAGGTCAGTGCTCTATGGGACAGATGACAGTGGGGCACTGCTGCGTGTTGTGGGACACCCTGGGAAGCGAGAGACCATCGTGACCGGGCTGCCGGGTGAGACCCTATGTGGGAATGGACAGGGTGCTGGGGCATGCTTGCCTTCTCGGGGCTTCAGCAGGTGCGAGGCTCTGCTGGGTGCTGTACAGTGGTCCCTCGGTGCCCATGCTGAGGCTGTGTTCAGATGTGGGTCAGGCGTGTCCTGGCTTTAGGGAAAGGGGGaacacagcagaggagcagggccATGGGACAGCCCCATAACTGCTTGCTTGCCTGCTGTCCCCAAGTCTGCTCTGCCCGTGTGGACATCCGCTCAGGGAACCTGTACTGGCTCGCATGTAACCGGAGGGACATCGGAGTGACCAAGGTGTCTGACCTGACCCCACGCATCCTGCACCGTGCTCGCAGCAGCATCCAGCACCTCTTCTTGGACTGGCAGCGAGGAGCTCTCTACTGGCTGGCCCGTGGGCAgcccctgcagcagctgagtcTGTCTGGGGGAAGCCCATGGGATGCTTGGAACGAgacgtggcctggagagctgCCTGCGGCCATGGATAGCAAGGCCTTCAGCCTGCTCTGGAGCTCAGCCCTAGGTGAGCCCCACAGGGATTTGGAGCAGGAAGCAGAGGAGGTTGCTCTACAGACAATAGGTCCCTGCCTGGTCAGTAGGGTGCTCTTGGAACACTTTGTTCCATGGGTGGGCTCCTATCTTCTGCCATGGGATTCCTGCTATAATGGTGTGTTATGGGAGTACAAGGGCTGTCTTGTGAGCCCCAGATCCTCagcaggaaaaatttcttctgagaaagagtggtgaggtattggaacaggttgcccaggaggcattcaagaaatgtagagatgtggcactgagggacgtggtttagtgggcacaATGGAGATGGGTTGATAGTTGTACTgaatgatcttagtggtctcttacaacctttatgattctatgattctgttatttcttcctCACAGGCCTGAAAGCACTGAGTCTGACCAAACAGAAAGCAGTCACCCTGGCACCTGGCTGGTCTCATGGCCTTGTGGCTGCCTTTGAGCCCTACTTGGTTGCAGTTAATGAGAcggctctgctgctgtgggacCGGAGGACACTGTCTCTTGTGCTATCTGTGCCAGCAACAGGCGTGCAGGGTGTGGTGGCATTCGTGGGCTCAGAGCTACAGGAAGGTAAGAGCAGCTCTGTACTTGATGGGGCTGGGTGGCCTGTCCTGCTCCAAGCTAGGGTGCCACCTGGGTGCTGGGAGCCACATACGTTGTTTCTGGTGGTGCCTGAAGCGTGGGCAGGGCACGACCCCAAATCCAGGCTCATGTTCCAGTGCCTGTGCTTCTGCCAGTGCCAGCAAGCAAAGGACCTGCCCTGCCACTTCCTCCACCTGTGATCACCACTACAAGGACAACCACAGCTACCACATCTGCTCAGCCCACCACCTCCACCACACGGCTTTCACTGAGAAAGACCACTGCTGCGCCTACCATGCCTGCAACAACCACCAAGGCTACTACAACACTGACCACCACCAGCCTGTCCACCCCAaccaaaaccaccaccaccaggcCATCCACCACAACCACCTCTGTACCAACCACCACATGGACCACTCCAAACAAAACCATCACTGTGTGGGTaaccaccaccagcaccaccaccacTCGGTCCTTGCCAACCAAGCCTGCTGTCCCACAGCTAAGCACTAGCACCCAGCACCCAACCACTCCTGCACTGGCAGTTCCCCCCACTCCACTCCTCGGGCCCAGCTCTCCACACCCCCCAACCGTGTTCTCCCATCTCTCCTGTCCTCGCACACACATGCCCTGCCGTGATGGCACTGAGTGCGTGGCCCAGGACTACGTGTGTGATGGAGAGAAGGACTGTGCAGATGGCTCTGACGAGGATGGGTGTGCTCAACTCTGTGACGCCCCAGGTAGGAGACAGCCTTTAGTGGGTGGTCATGCGCCAGGGTTTCTGGCTGCTTCCCAGTGGGGCTGATGGGATGAAGCCCTGAGAAGTTCCATGACTGCACAAGACTGAGAATGATCCATTTTCTGCCCAGAGGCCTTCCACTGTGCTAGCAGCACCATGTGTGTTGGGGCTAACGAGCGCTGTGATGGGGTGCCACAGTGTCCCGATGCCTCGGATGAGATGGGCTGCTGGAGCCCCACACAGGACTGTGCCCTGCGCTGCGATGCTGCCACCCGCTGCGTCCCCAAGAGCTGGCTGTGCGATGGCCATGCCGACTGCCTGGATCACACCGACGAGCAGGGATGCGGTGAGACCCGAGGGTTGGCTAGGATGATGTGGTTTCCTGGGGACCGTGTGCCCTGCATATGGGTATACCAGCAGGATGGTTACCAATAGGAGACGGGGACGCTGTGCCCCCTGTCATTCTTGCCTCTGCCCACAGTGCCGAAGAAGTGCAGCCCATCTGAATTCCCCTGCCACAGTGGGCAGTGCGTGGCCCTGGCTCTGCGCTGTGATGGGGACCCTGATTGCCGCGACGGCTCGGATGAGGAGGGCTGTGCCGTGCCCCGGCCTCTGCTGTGCCGCCCAGGTGAGGTGGTCTGTCCCCACAGTGGGGAATGCGTGCCTGAGGCCTGGCGCTGTGATGGTGTGGCTGACTGCAGAGACAGCACAGATGAGCAGGTGGGTGAGTGCTGGGAATGCCTCCTTGTGTCCCTGGAGGGCTGGTGGTACCACTCAtcccctgctcctgcaggaCTGTCCCttggaggagcagcagtgcGGTGAGCGGCAGTGGGGCTGCTCACGTGGCCATGAGTGCATCCCTGATGCCTGGCGGTGCGACAGAGAGAGAGACTGCAGTGACGGCAGCGACGAGGCTGGCTGTAAGCAGCACCTGcatgtcccctctgtgtcccacCTATGGGTCCTCAGCATAATGGGGAGTGGGAGTGCATCTGCTGCAGAATGCCCCTTCCCAACATCAGCAGTGGCTCTGGTCCTAGGGTGGATGGATGTTGTCTCCATTGGGCTGGTGGCTTTGACATTAGGGTAGCTCCGAAGCAGGCTGCAGGCATTGTGCTGGGCATCATTGCTGTGTGTTCTGTGTgtccctcagcagctcctgctgagcACAAGGAGCTAGTGGCTGAGGCTGAGGGCAGCTTCTCCCCCGCAGGCCAGCCCACTCCCTGCCTGAGCCATGAGTACCCCTGTGGGCTGGGGATCTGCCTGAATGCATCACTGGTGTGCAGCGGCCATCAGGATTGTGCGGATGGCTCAGATGAGGGGGGAAactgctccctgccctgccaGAGaccctgctcacagctctgctacCCATCGCCCCAGGGACCTGTGAGTGCTGCGGACCATGGCCTGGGGTTCTCGCCCCACTGTGCTTCCATGGACtgcacaggctgcagcagggagcccCATGCACTTGCTGTCCCCACAGCGTTGCTGGTGTGCTCCGGGCTATCAGCTGGCTGAGGACGGCATGTCCTGTGTGGATGTAGATGAGTGTACAGAGCAGGGAAAGGAAACCTGCAGCCAGATCTGCCTCAATGCTCCAGGGACCTACAGCTGTGGCTGCCTCTCTGGCTATCTGCTGGAGCCTGATGGCCGCATCTGCAAACTCAGCGGTAAGTCCTAAGGAGGGCAGGCAGCATTGGGCACCTCCTGGTATGCCAAAAGCCAGTGGGTACCTGCTTGTGTATGCCTCCTGCCTGTGGGAAGTCCTGTGGTCCCCTCCCTATCCCACTGGCCATCACTGATACTTGTCTGCCCACATGGCCATGGCAGTAGGACTTCATCCCAGCAGGCTCTGATGCCTAAGATGGCTATGTTCCTTGGCGTCACCAGTGCTGAGAGTCTCTGTGTCACCCCAGGACCAGAGCCCatgctgctggtggctgtgcaATCAGAGGTGCTGTCCTATGGCCTTCGGAGTGGGCGCGAGGAAGTGCTGCTGACCACTGACAAGGAACGGACCGTCTTCTCACTTGACTTTGACCTGGTCGAAAGGAAAATCTTCTGGATGGACCTGGCCACAGAGAGCATTTCCTGGCGGAGTCTAGATTCAAGCAAAAAGGGCACGCTGGTGAAAGGTAAGTTGTAATAGCTTGGGGCTAGTGAGGCTGACCTCTCCGTGGCTTGGATGCAATTGGGGTACCAGGCTGTGTCCCCTTGTATGGGAAaattatagaaccatagaatggcttaggttggaaagaaacctaaagcccacccagttccaacctcctgccatgggcagggttgccacccaccagctcaggatGCCCAaggtcccatccagcctggccttgaatgcctccagggacagggcatccacagcttctctgggcagcctgtgccagtgcctcaccacctgcTGGTCGGAGATGGCTAGGAGAACTCTGAGCTCGTGAGGTGATGGAGATCCAGGCTGTGAGCATGGTGCCCCATGCACCTGTCACCCTATGGGTGTTGACTCTTGGTCTTCTTGCAGGTGTAAGATCAGACTGTATCGCTGTGGACTGGCTTGGGAGGAACCTGTACTGGACGGATGGGGTGGCAGGGCAGGTGCTGGCCACTTCTCTGGGGACTGCCTGGCGAGGGAAACCAGAGTACACCGTGGTGCTGGATGGAGACTTGGACCAGCCACACTCCCTGGTGCTCCAGCCTCTGGCTGGGTAAGGCTGGGGCCAGAGGACTTGGGGACCTTCTTGCCTAGCCCATTGTCCCCCATAGAACCAGACAACAGGCTGGGGGAGAGTTGGGTTGGCCTCATCTGAGTGCTGTTTCAGCTGTATGACTGGGGAGAAGAAACCCAAGCATCTGCTCCTGCCCTGCGCAGAGCTCTCAGTGCATACCTGATGGGATGGGAAACTCTGTTCTGCACTTCCGTGCTGTCCTGTTGCTGCCCTGGTACTGGGCAGCACCAGGTGTGTGGGCCAGCACTCTTCTTTCTGCCAGGATGCTATACTGGTCAGAGGTGGGGAACCAGCCACGGCTGATGGAGGCCACCATGGATGGAAGGCGGCAGCGTGTGCTGCTGGCGCAGGGCTTGGGCTGGCCCACAGCACTAGCCCTTGACCTCCCCACCTCGAGGCTCTTCTGGCTGGATGAAAAGCTGGGCAGTGTTGGTTCCACACATCTGGATGGCACCGATGTAAAGGTGTGCAACTGGAGGTTCTGGCTATGGTTCCAGCTAATCTGGCTGGATTGGGTGCTGGCATTGATACTCACAGCCTCTTCTCCAGGTGCTGCAGCTGAGATGGGTCCAGAGCCCTTTTGCAGCGGCTGTGTGTGAGGACCAGCTCTACTGGTCAGAGAGGAAGGCATGGTCGGTGCAGCAGGTGGACAAGGCCACAGGCAAGAATAGGACAGTGCTGCTCAAGCGACATGGGCAGCCCCATGGCCTTCAGGTACCTATGTGGGGAGCCCAGACTCCTGCTGCACTCACTGCTGGGGCTCCCAACCTGCCACGCCCTGGGTGGCATTGAGAGCTGCACCTACTCCACAAATGATCCCCTAGACTCTGTGGTCCCTGTGGTTGAGAATCACCCATTCTCTTAAGGAGCATCTCCATGCTGGCCTGGTAGCCTGGCATGGTACTGGttgtgctcagctctgctgctagACACTGGGCTGAGCCTGCCCTTCCCCACAGGTGATGCACCCAGCCCTGCGCCTGGCAGCTCCCAACCCATGCACAGCCCGCGGCTGCTCCCACCTGTGCCTGCTGAGCAGCCGGCACGCTGGGCAGTGCCGATGCCCCATCGGGCTGACGCTGGCTG
Above is a window of Meleagris gallopavo isolate NT-WF06-2002-E0010 breed Aviagen turkey brand Nicholas breeding stock chromosome 4, Turkey_5.1, whole genome shotgun sequence DNA encoding:
- the LOC100550280 gene encoding very low-density lipoprotein receptor-like; the protein is MPCRDGTECVAQDYVCDGEKDCADGSDEDGCAQLCDAPEAFHCASSTMCVGANERCDGVPQCPDASDEMGCWSPTQDCALRCDAATRCVPKSWLCDGHADCLDHTDEQGCVPKKCSPSEFPCHSGQCVALALRCDGDPDCRDGSDEEGCAVPRPLLCRPGEVVCPHSGECVPEAWRCDGVADCRDSTDEQDCPLEEQQCGERQWGCSRGHECIPDAWRCDRERDCSDGSDEAGCQPTPCLSHEYPCGLGICLNASLVCSGHQDCADGSDEGGNCSLPCQRPCSQLCYPSPQGPRCWCAPGYQLAEDGMSCVDVDECTEQGKETCSQICLNAPGTYSCGCLSGYLLEPDGRICKLSGPEPMLLVAVQSEVLSYGLRSGREEVLLTTDKERTVFSLDFDLVERKIFWMDLATESISWRSLDSSKKGTLVKGVRSDCIAVDWLGRNLYWTDGVAGQVLATSLGTAWRGKPEYTVVLDGDLDQPHSLVLQPLAGMLYWSEVGNQPRLMEATMDGRRQRVLLAQGLGWPTALALDLPTSRLFWLDEKLGSVGSTHLDGTDVKVLQLRWVQSPFAAAVCEDQLYWSERKAWSVQQVDKATGKNRTVLLKRHGQPHGLQVMHPALRLAAPNPCTARGCSHLCLLSSRHAGQCRCPIGLTLAADETTCLPLHTSAFALLVSPAAVMQVYLKDMPRTAGGQGLPPHRALPLAKVVRLTAVDYMVKDKSLYFAEVGGDSIGMLRLKDSGRLSWKKVVAVEGMVVSLALDWLSGNLYWIEGQPTSIRVATAGGRWVLMLLSRGCRALPGWPSALAPPPCASSQQQAAAGLVLQWSVQPWTAVAAEWCGAEPTLLPASLLGVPAPGSTGQTRSVVRLAV